The Sinomicrobium kalidii genome contains a region encoding:
- a CDS encoding gliding motility-associated C-terminal domain-containing protein → MHKFYFTFLIACLAGVFVQAQTIIHVAPKARGTGDGLSWENARSIQNAVNNASEDDEIWIQAGTYHISETLNLNVSDVKLFGGFDGTEETRGDRDWKTNKTILDGGGSTQILVVNEENTAFDEIENMVIDGIRFKNGRYTGAGAGGGALHINPSDESNITIRSCRFNNNFSETNGGALYIVEEGYSYGKLVVNKCQFSNNTAEESGGAVYVQNRSDVRFTFKNSVFTKNTAKQFYGGAIRKSSGGNGVPFTVQNCKFVQNETGGTGGALGLEFSDSDVVEGSRFTANKARDGGAIGIRETLTIRDNYFKNNQATVNGGAIHTYSHSTTLYAERCHFVQNTAGENGGAIYNAGNTIDNENMTMVNSLFQGNVALVRGGAIYNNNGGWLSVVNCTFVNNSNTAVIYDYYDSNTKIYNSVFWDNTTEREGYYPDISSDYFPVSTDVTLDVRRNILQKYPDGTANLIMDPLLTANFHLQPGSPAIDAGAAARFNEVSLTRAANTTDLGGNDRRQGENIDIGAFEAKETEGETEIIPNNNILYVDQNVDTADPNYTDAGDSWENAVVELRDALDWAQDWDATTDGALQIWVATGNYRPTGDPTDREATFQLVSGVEIYGGFDATETDLDERDWENNVAVLSGDIDDNDAQDIITDPQNQIRGANSYNVVTGSGTDNTAALNGFTITGGSDNSGSIDGGGGIFMESGSPSLGYLTIIGNRATVARNGGGVFITGSSAPTITHSRFTHNFSGFRGGGIINNGGTLIMAYCTISGNMSNSRGGGVSNAGTLEMMNCLIFNNETGSAGGGISNFGGGTLTLTNCTVTENTANSPDYGGGGINNQGTLTLNNSILWGNEAPLVGKEFRTIGTATFSHSLYADSAYDVAGTITDNGGNLNADPLFTDPANDDYSLQSGSPAIDTGDNSLYTAAGGDLQNDLDLAGNPRVFDYANGSIIDMGVFEAEFSDPPPLACAFIENLTDGADGISLDTNITWGAVEGATGYHLSIRTNEEIIYEENTSDTIFTPENGLEEGTTYYVSVIPYNENGSEAEGCDEISFTTETLTPPDCAVITTPVNGTTYPAYEGIGWESVEGADGYRIYMGTTPGGTDVANGLEHGEDFEDPEWGTYYLKVIPYNEAGEATGCEEISFSIVEPTPLPPGCTTITSPANGDTDVPLDSEITWDAVEDASGYYISVRTGAGDIVVNEEPVTGTSYNPATDFKENTTYHVSVVPFNDNGAATGCDEIRFTTETLPIPLPVCTTMISPANGDTGIALDTEITWEEVANADEYYISIGTTSGGTDIVNHESVTGTTYIPEVGLEENTTYFIIVTPYNDEGSAEDCTEISFTTETLPKPPDCTTMYRPVNGATNVPVSAAISWNAVPEADGYYLTVGTTSGGTDLVDNEDVGDTTVYDLVNDLPGSTEIYVSVVPYNTEGEAENCQEESFTTKALATPPDCTTIISPANGESDVAIATDISWNTIADADGYRISIGTTAGGSEIVDHQQVSGNSFTPVAELDENTTYYVRVVPYNAEGSAAGCDEISFTTETLPAAPGCTTITSPIDGESDVAIATDISWNTIADADGYYISIGTAPGGTDVVNNRSVTGTTFSPPVDLDGNMVYYVSVVPYNVQGSATGCTGIRFTTRAADVDINKTKYGFSPNGDGNNDFWKIEGIENYPDNTVSVYNRWGDMVFRVQEYDNHSNVFRGQANKLTGLGAGKLPSGTYFFDVQFREGDEVKTVKGFVVIKR, encoded by the coding sequence ATGCATAAATTCTACTTCACTTTTCTTATAGCGTGTTTGGCGGGGGTGTTTGTTCAGGCACAAACCATTATTCATGTTGCTCCTAAAGCACGGGGTACGGGCGATGGTTTGTCGTGGGAAAATGCAAGAAGTATTCAAAACGCCGTTAACAATGCTTCAGAGGATGATGAAATTTGGATACAAGCCGGCACGTATCATATTAGCGAAACCTTAAACCTCAACGTTTCGGATGTAAAACTCTTCGGCGGTTTTGACGGCACGGAAGAAACTCGTGGTGACCGCGATTGGAAAACCAACAAAACCATTCTCGATGGCGGAGGTTCCACCCAGATACTGGTGGTAAACGAAGAAAATACGGCTTTTGACGAAATAGAAAATATGGTGATAGACGGCATTCGGTTTAAGAACGGAAGATACACTGGTGCCGGTGCCGGAGGGGGTGCCCTTCACATAAACCCCAGTGATGAAAGCAACATCACCATCCGGAGTTGCCGTTTTAACAATAATTTTTCCGAAACAAACGGTGGTGCTCTTTACATTGTGGAAGAAGGCTATTCCTATGGGAAATTAGTGGTGAACAAATGCCAGTTCAGCAACAATACTGCCGAGGAAAGTGGCGGGGCTGTTTATGTACAGAACCGTTCCGATGTGCGTTTTACGTTCAAAAATTCGGTCTTTACAAAAAACACCGCCAAACAATTCTACGGAGGGGCCATCCGTAAGTCTTCGGGAGGGAATGGAGTACCCTTTACCGTTCAAAACTGTAAATTCGTGCAGAACGAAACGGGGGGGACCGGAGGTGCCCTGGGTTTAGAATTCTCCGATAGTGATGTGGTAGAGGGTTCAAGGTTTACAGCAAACAAAGCGCGCGACGGGGGAGCCATTGGAATTAGGGAAACCTTAACGATAAGAGACAATTATTTTAAAAATAATCAGGCAACAGTAAACGGTGGCGCTATACACACATACAGCCATAGCACAACACTCTATGCCGAGCGTTGCCACTTTGTACAGAATACTGCCGGTGAAAACGGAGGCGCCATTTACAATGCCGGGAATACTATTGACAATGAGAATATGACCATGGTAAATTCCCTGTTTCAGGGGAATGTGGCCCTTGTCAGGGGCGGGGCTATATACAACAACAACGGAGGATGGCTTAGCGTAGTGAACTGCACCTTTGTAAACAATAGCAATACGGCCGTTATATACGATTATTACGATTCCAACACAAAAATCTACAACTCCGTATTTTGGGACAATACCACGGAAAGGGAAGGGTATTACCCGGATATTAGCTCCGATTATTTCCCTGTATCAACCGACGTAACACTCGATGTAAGAAGAAACATCCTGCAAAAATACCCCGACGGCACCGCTAATTTAATTATGGACCCGCTATTAACTGCCAATTTCCACCTGCAACCCGGAAGTCCTGCCATAGATGCAGGAGCAGCCGCACGTTTTAACGAAGTTTCCCTAACCCGCGCTGCAAATACCACCGACCTTGGCGGAAATGACCGCCGCCAGGGAGAGAACATAGATATAGGTGCTTTTGAAGCAAAAGAAACGGAAGGTGAGACCGAAATCATCCCCAATAACAATATCCTTTATGTAGATCAAAACGTAGATACTGCCGACCCCAACTATACCGACGCCGGCGACTCCTGGGAAAACGCCGTGGTAGAACTCCGCGATGCTTTAGACTGGGCACAGGACTGGGACGCCACAACAGATGGCGCCTTACAGATTTGGGTAGCTACAGGCAACTACCGCCCCACCGGCGACCCCACCGACCGGGAAGCCACCTTTCAACTCGTCAGTGGCGTGGAAATCTATGGTGGTTTTGACGCTACGGAAACCGATTTGGACGAACGCGATTGGGAAAACAACGTGGCTGTTTTAAGCGGCGACATTGATGATAATGATGCTCAGGACATCATCACCGACCCGCAAAACCAAATACGGGGAGCCAACAGCTACAACGTAGTAACCGGCTCCGGTACGGACAATACAGCCGCGCTAAATGGATTTACCATTACCGGGGGATCTGATAATAGTGGGAGTATCGATGGCGGTGGCGGTATTTTTATGGAGTCCGGCTCTCCTTCGCTTGGTTATCTAACCATTATCGGCAACCGGGCTACTGTTGCCCGCAATGGCGGAGGTGTTTTTATTACAGGCAGCAGCGCACCTACGATTACCCATTCCCGGTTTACTCACAACTTTTCAGGTTTTCGCGGAGGTGGGATTATAAACAACGGCGGCACGCTCATCATGGCCTATTGTACTATCTCCGGAAATATGAGTAACTCCCGCGGAGGAGGTGTTAGTAATGCCGGAACCCTTGAAATGATGAACTGCCTTATATTTAATAATGAAACCGGATCAGCAGGCGGCGGGATTAGTAATTTCGGTGGTGGAACTCTTACTCTGACCAATTGTACCGTAACAGAAAATACAGCAAACAGCCCGGATTATGGTGGTGGCGGGATTAATAACCAGGGGACCCTCACGCTGAATAACAGTATCCTTTGGGGCAATGAGGCTCCCCTTGTTGGTAAGGAATTTAGGACTATAGGTACGGCCACGTTTTCCCACAGTCTTTACGCCGACAGTGCTTACGATGTTGCCGGTACCATAACCGACAACGGTGGCAACCTAAACGCAGATCCGCTCTTTACCGACCCCGCCAATGATGACTATAGCCTCCAATCCGGGAGCCCCGCCATAGACACGGGCGACAATAGCCTCTATACCGCTGCTGGCGGAGACTTACAAAACGATTTGGATTTGGCCGGCAATCCGCGGGTGTTTGATTACGCCAACGGGAGCATTATCGATATGGGCGTTTTTGAAGCTGAATTTTCAGATCCGCCACCCTTAGCGTGTGCCTTTATCGAAAATCTGACAGATGGAGCCGACGGTATTTCGCTTGATACAAACATTACCTGGGGCGCAGTTGAGGGAGCTACCGGCTATCACCTTTCTATCCGTACCAATGAGGAAATAATTTATGAAGAAAACACGAGCGACACCATATTCACCCCGGAAAATGGATTGGAAGAAGGCACAACCTATTACGTCAGCGTAATACCTTATAACGAAAACGGCAGTGAGGCAGAAGGCTGTGATGAAATCAGTTTTACTACAGAAACGCTGACACCTCCTGATTGTGCTGTGATCACCACGCCTGTAAATGGAACTACCTATCCCGCTTACGAGGGAATCGGATGGGAAAGTGTGGAAGGAGCCGACGGCTACCGGATTTATATGGGCACTACTCCGGGGGGTACGGATGTAGCGAATGGACTGGAACACGGGGAGGATTTTGAAGACCCTGAGTGGGGGACCTATTACCTTAAGGTAATTCCTTATAACGAAGCAGGCGAGGCTACGGGTTGTGAAGAGATTAGTTTTTCGATAGTGGAACCGACGCCTCTTCCCCCCGGCTGTACCACGATAACTTCTCCGGCAAACGGAGACACGGATGTTCCGCTTGATTCGGAAATCACCTGGGATGCGGTTGAAGACGCTTCCGGTTATTACATTTCTGTAAGAACCGGTGCCGGCGATATTGTGGTCAACGAAGAGCCAGTAACCGGAACCAGTTATAACCCTGCAACCGATTTTAAAGAGAACACTACCTACCACGTCAGTGTAGTACCTTTTAACGATAACGGAGCAGCAACTGGTTGTGATGAAATCCGTTTTACCACAGAAACCCTGCCAATACCACTACCGGTTTGTACCACGATGATTTCCCCGGCAAATGGCGATACGGGCATTGCGCTTGATACGGAAATTACCTGGGAAGAAGTTGCCAATGCCGACGAGTACTACATTTCCATAGGGACTACTTCCGGTGGCACGGATATTGTAAATCACGAATCCGTAACCGGAACAACCTATATCCCGGAGGTCGGTCTGGAAGAAAATACCACCTATTTCATAATTGTCACTCCGTACAATGATGAGGGAAGTGCCGAGGATTGCACCGAAATCAGTTTTACTACGGAAACTTTACCGAAACCACCAGACTGTACCACGATGTACCGTCCCGTTAACGGTGCTACGAATGTCCCTGTTTCTGCCGCAATAAGCTGGAATGCTGTTCCCGAAGCCGACGGTTATTACCTTACCGTGGGAACAACATCCGGCGGTACGGACCTTGTAGATAACGAAGACGTGGGCGACACCACGGTTTACGATTTGGTCAACGACCTGCCCGGGAGTACTGAAATTTACGTAAGCGTAGTTCCGTACAACACCGAAGGAGAGGCCGAAAACTGTCAGGAAGAAAGCTTTACTACGAAAGCACTTGCAACACCGCCGGATTGCACAACCATCATAAGTCCTGCTAATGGCGAATCCGATGTTGCTATAGCTACCGATATATCCTGGAACACCATAGCTGATGCCGACGGGTACCGTATTTCGATAGGTACCACTGCCGGGGGGTCGGAGATCGTCGACCATCAGCAGGTGTCCGGGAATTCTTTTACCCCGGTTGCCGAACTGGATGAGAACACGACTTATTATGTAAGGGTAGTCCCGTACAATGCGGAGGGGAGTGCTGCGGGGTGTGATGAGATCAGTTTTACTACGGAAACACTGCCGGCAGCTCCTGGTTGCACAACCATAACAAGTCCGATCGATGGCGAATCCGATGTCGCTATAGCTACCGATATATCCTGGAACACCATAGCTGATGCCGACGGATACTACATTTCCATAGGAACTGCTCCCGGTGGAACGGACGTAGTGAACAACCGGTCAGTAACAGGAACGACATTTAGTCCGCCTGTCGATCTTGATGGTAACATGGTTTACTACGTATCTGTAGTTCCCTACAACGTTCAGGGCAGTGCTACGGGATGCACAGGGATTCGTTTTACCACCAGGGCGGCGGATGTCGATATAAATAAAACCAAATATGGATTTTCCCCTAACGGCGACGGGAACAACGATTTCTGGAAAATAGAAGGAATAGAAAACTATCCTGATAATACGGTTTCCGTATATAACAGGTGGGGAGATATGGTGTTCCGGGTACAGGAGTATGACAATCATTCCAATGTGTTCAGGGGACAGGCCAACAAGCTCACCGGATTAGGTGCGGGCAAGTTACCTTCGGGGACTTATTTCTTTGATGTTCAGTTTCGGGAAGGGGATGAGGTGAAAACAGTGAAAGGATTTGTGGTTATAAAACGTTGA
- a CDS encoding PorP/SprF family type IX secretion system membrane protein, with protein MKNRMISIFTWCFVICGGYLALAQQTALFPEYNYNPFIINSAYAGMAPGPEATLSHYGYINNIAGSPKSYALSFHSPVSHGKMGLGAAFSRDKIGVTTNTNAFAAYSYKLFFDYKSDRPDWQIYDQHVLSFGLTAGVHQLSDNLLELGIADDPEFSENINATIPVVGVGFLYNCADFYVGISAPNILGDKLASRDDLNLSNPVYGYMGYRFFANRFDRIVIKPSVLLKYEDGAPMQVDVNLATSFSNKFEIGAGYRSRSSLNFLAGIYLFRHFRFVYHYNVGLKNSLLGNSHGIALSYSFGNAYF; from the coding sequence ATGAAAAACAGGATGATATCTATTTTTACATGGTGTTTTGTGATATGCGGAGGATATTTAGCTTTAGCGCAGCAAACGGCTTTGTTTCCCGAATATAACTACAATCCTTTTATTATCAACTCCGCTTATGCGGGAATGGCCCCGGGACCCGAAGCCACCCTGAGTCATTACGGGTATATCAATAACATAGCAGGAAGCCCGAAAAGCTATGCCCTGAGTTTTCATTCGCCCGTATCCCATGGCAAAATGGGGCTTGGAGCCGCATTCTCCCGAGATAAGATAGGAGTGACGACGAACACCAATGCCTTTGCAGCGTATTCGTATAAACTGTTTTTCGACTATAAAAGCGATCGTCCCGACTGGCAGATCTACGATCAACACGTACTTTCGTTCGGGCTCACTGCCGGGGTGCATCAACTCAGCGATAACCTGCTGGAGCTGGGAATAGCGGACGATCCTGAATTTTCAGAAAACATCAATGCGACCATACCCGTGGTTGGTGTTGGCTTTTTATACAACTGTGCCGACTTTTATGTGGGGATTTCCGCCCCCAATATCCTGGGTGATAAGCTGGCTTCGAGAGATGACCTGAACCTGTCGAATCCTGTTTATGGTTATATGGGATACCGTTTTTTTGCAAACCGGTTCGACAGGATTGTGATCAAGCCCAGTGTGTTGTTAAAATATGAAGACGGGGCTCCCATGCAAGTCGATGTAAATCTGGCCACGAGTTTCAGTAACAAATTTGAGATCGGGGCGGGGTACCGGAGTCGTTCTTCCCTGAACTTCCTGGCGGGAATCTACCTGTTCAGGCATTTCAGGTTTGTTTATCACTATAACGTAGGGCTTAAAAATTCTTTGTTAGGGAACAGTCACGGAATTGCCCTGTCGTATTCTTTTGGGAATGCGTATTTTTAG
- a CDS encoding putative signal transducing protein: protein MKDWITVLTLTYPHEAHLVKVKLESEGIEVQLIDEMTVQVHNFYSNAIGGIKLSVRKADFQRARQILMDHSYIEPEERTENRFLNWFDRCTAGFPWIGKTALGVRLLIFITIIFSIAAILIVSLSTPSKLERLTENIWCVDTIHYKGQVLGSNSTGSNAESDYFNCSGTMEFRKNGVAIFSETDSNEDGYSWELKNDSLVISERNVNNDHSPGNSHEIAEGDRNSEKPKYHGVYALDIKDNTIKIQSNDLTVIGRILGVNIWIQ, encoded by the coding sequence ATGAAAGATTGGATAACCGTATTGACATTAACATATCCGCATGAAGCACATCTTGTAAAAGTAAAACTTGAATCTGAGGGTATTGAGGTTCAGTTGATAGATGAAATGACTGTACAGGTCCATAATTTCTATTCGAATGCGATCGGTGGCATAAAACTATCGGTAAGAAAAGCAGATTTTCAGAGGGCCCGGCAAATCCTCATGGACCACAGTTATATTGAACCTGAAGAGCGGACAGAAAACAGGTTTTTAAACTGGTTTGACAGGTGTACAGCCGGATTTCCTTGGATTGGCAAGACGGCTTTGGGAGTCAGGCTGCTCATTTTTATAACGATAATATTCAGTATAGCTGCAATCCTGATCGTTTCGTTGTCAACGCCGTCAAAACTGGAGCGATTGACTGAAAATATATGGTGTGTTGATACCATTCACTATAAAGGACAGGTATTGGGCTCAAATTCGACGGGATCAAATGCGGAGAGTGATTATTTTAATTGTTCAGGGACTATGGAGTTTCGTAAAAACGGGGTAGCTATTTTCTCTGAAACTGATTCAAATGAGGATGGATATAGCTGGGAATTAAAAAATGATAGTTTGGTAATTTCAGAAAGGAATGTCAATAACGATCATTCTCCGGGCAATAGCCATGAGATTGCGGAGGGGGACAGGAATTCGGAGAAACCAAAATACCATGGGGTTTATGCGTTGGATATTAAAGACAATACGATAAAAATCCAATCAAACGACCTCACCGTTATCGGCAGAATCCTTGGAGTCAATATCTGGATTCAATGA